The following coding sequences lie in one Nitrospiraceae bacterium genomic window:
- a CDS encoding class I SAM-dependent methyltransferase has product MSLINKISRNIKFLKNLYRNRDTIRSLLKSDNFRFIRFAAPGHFYSPIPDFQEICSKSRYIFDRSATSIESLKINADSQIQLIESVSALYKEMPFPDTKSEEYRYYLDNPFFSYGDGIILYFFLRHFSPKRIIEVGSGFSSSEMLDINDLFLHKKVDFTFIEPFPDRLFTLLSEEDRGKVRVEVKQIQEVELNIFSSLEADDILFIDSSHVTKINSDVLHILFHILPQLKKGVLIHFHDVLWPFEYPKNWLEDGRAWNEAYILRAFLQYNQAFEILYFNSYMALHHTDVLEKSMPRILNTPSSKLTPGNTSLWIRKVL; this is encoded by the coding sequence ATGAGCTTAATTAATAAGATATCCAGAAATATTAAATTTCTGAAAAACCTCTACAGAAACAGAGATACTATTCGTTCTCTATTGAAATCAGATAATTTTCGTTTTATTAGATTTGCAGCTCCAGGTCATTTTTATTCTCCTATACCTGACTTTCAAGAAATTTGTTCAAAATCAAGATATATTTTTGACAGATCAGCAACAAGCATAGAATCACTAAAGATTAACGCTGATTCACAGATTCAACTCATAGAGAGCGTCTCTGCGCTATATAAGGAAATGCCATTCCCCGACACTAAATCAGAAGAATATCGTTACTATCTTGACAATCCATTTTTTAGCTACGGTGATGGTATCATCTTGTATTTTTTTTTGAGGCACTTTAGTCCAAAGCGCATAATTGAGGTTGGATCTGGATTTTCCTCATCTGAAATGCTCGACATAAATGACTTGTTTCTTCATAAAAAAGTTGATTTTACATTTATTGAACCGTTTCCAGACCGATTATTCACTTTACTTTCAGAAGAAGACAGAGGGAAAGTCAGGGTAGAAGTAAAACAAATCCAAGAAGTTGAATTGAATATCTTCAGCTCGCTCGAAGCAGATGATATCCTATTCATCGATTCGAGTCATGTAACAAAAATCAATAGTGATGTCCTGCATATTCTTTTTCATATCCTTCCTCAACTTAAAAAGGGCGTGCTGATACATTTTCACGATGTCCTATGGCCATTTGAGTATCCAAAGAATTGGCTAGAAGATGGACGAGCATGGAATGAAGCATATATTCTACGGGCTTTTTTGCAGTATAATCAGGCCTTTGAAATTCTGTATTTCAATTCCTACATGGCGTTACATCATACTGACGTTTTAGAAAAGTCCATGCCGCGCATACTGAATACGCCTAGTTCAAAGTTAACGCCCGGAAATACAAGCTTGTGGATAAGAAAGGTGCTCTAA
- the ileS gene encoding isoleucine--tRNA ligase — protein sequence MTEKKDYKDTLNLPKTGFPMKANLTQKEPEMLKFWEDNSIYQKIQDKHEGRDSYILHDGPPYANGNIHIGHALNKILKDIIIKFKSMQGFYSPYVPGWDCHGLPIELQVDKNLGEKKDKVDILEKRKLCKEYAAKFVDIQRDEFKRLGVFGDWQTPYLTMSYGYEGAIVKEFVEFVKNGSVYKGKKPVHWCPSCVTALAEAEVEYADKESPSVFVKFRIDENDLKKYIPILKGKDVFVIIWTTTPWTLPANLALAFHPELKYAAVKHNNEIYIVAEGRMNELKERIGLEGNILASVLGKDLENMNAHHPFIKRKSRTVLADFVSLEEGTGIVHIAPGHGEDDYAVGLKYKLDIFAPVDDNGKFTKEAGEFQGQFVFKANAAIIETLKNNNALIKEEKVGHSYPHCWRCKRPVIFRATEQWFISLSNNQLREKSLAEIDKVNWVPKWGRDRIYNMVLNRPDWCISRQRSWGVPITIIRCNECGSFVKDSSVLEGIIKDVEKNGADIWFIKKASEFLPSGYKCKGCGKTSFSKEMDILDVWFDSGVSHAAVVENDKRLTWPADMYLEGSDQHRGWFQSSLLASTGTRGKAPYKTVLTHGFVVDGSGKKMSKSLGNVVAPQEIIKANGAEILRLWVSAEDYSDDIRISKEIIDRLTEAYRKIRNTARFLLGNINDFDGRNYSSDLLELDRWAMSRLQNLIEKITRAYEKFDFHEVYQLLHNFCIVDMSNFYLDILKDRLYTFKTDSKERRAAQWVLHKILVAMTGLMAPTVSFTAEEIWSTIRKELKTGEKEESIFLAPFPIVDKKFINPSLEEKWERMIKIRNDVNKALEIKRQGKFIGNSLEAKVILYLSDKDYELLGDYKDFLSALFIVSAAEIRKEDELVKTECLLEAQESSEISIIVEKAEGMKCERCWSRSISVGTFKDAPEVCSRCYGVIK from the coding sequence ATGACGGAAAAGAAGGACTACAAAGACACACTGAATCTGCCTAAAACGGGTTTCCCCATGAAGGCTAACCTCACACAGAAGGAGCCCGAGATGCTGAAGTTCTGGGAGGATAACAGCATATATCAGAAGATTCAGGATAAACATGAAGGCAGAGATTCCTACATACTGCATGATGGTCCGCCTTATGCTAACGGGAACATCCATATCGGGCATGCACTCAACAAGATACTCAAGGATATAATTATAAAATTCAAATCAATGCAGGGATTTTATTCGCCTTATGTTCCTGGATGGGACTGCCACGGACTGCCTATCGAACTTCAGGTAGACAAAAATCTTGGAGAAAAAAAAGATAAGGTAGACATCCTTGAAAAAAGAAAACTCTGCAAGGAATACGCAGCAAAGTTTGTTGATATACAAAGAGATGAATTCAAAAGGCTCGGTGTATTCGGAGACTGGCAGACGCCTTATCTTACTATGTCATATGGATATGAAGGGGCGATAGTAAAAGAATTTGTAGAATTCGTAAAAAACGGTTCTGTATATAAAGGCAAGAAGCCTGTTCACTGGTGTCCTTCATGCGTTACCGCACTTGCAGAGGCTGAGGTCGAATACGCTGATAAAGAATCTCCGTCAGTGTTTGTTAAATTCAGGATAGACGAGAATGACCTGAAAAAATATATTCCTATTCTTAAAGGAAAAGATGTTTTTGTAATCATCTGGACAACAACCCCGTGGACTCTGCCTGCAAATCTTGCACTCGCATTCCATCCGGAACTCAAATATGCTGCAGTAAAACATAACAATGAGATTTATATTGTTGCCGAAGGAAGGATGAATGAATTAAAAGAGAGAATTGGTCTTGAAGGAAATATCCTTGCATCAGTCTTAGGGAAGGATCTTGAAAATATGAATGCACATCATCCATTCATTAAGAGAAAATCAAGGACTGTGCTTGCTGATTTCGTATCTCTTGAAGAAGGGACAGGAATTGTTCATATAGCGCCGGGACACGGCGAGGATGACTATGCAGTAGGACTAAAATACAAACTTGATATATTTGCGCCTGTTGATGACAACGGTAAATTCACAAAAGAGGCAGGTGAATTTCAGGGGCAGTTTGTATTCAAGGCAAATGCTGCAATAATCGAGACGCTAAAAAACAATAACGCATTAATAAAAGAAGAAAAGGTAGGACATTCATATCCCCATTGCTGGAGATGCAAAAGGCCTGTGATATTCCGCGCAACAGAGCAGTGGTTTATATCTCTCTCTAATAATCAGCTCAGAGAAAAATCTCTTGCAGAGATTGATAAGGTGAACTGGGTTCCAAAGTGGGGCAGGGATAGAATCTACAATATGGTTCTTAACAGGCCTGACTGGTGTATCTCAAGACAGCGCTCGTGGGGTGTTCCTATCACTATCATAAGATGTAATGAGTGCGGGAGTTTTGTAAAAGACAGTAGTGTTCTTGAAGGAATAATAAAAGATGTTGAAAAGAACGGAGCTGATATATGGTTCATAAAAAAAGCGTCAGAGTTTCTTCCTTCAGGATATAAATGCAAGGGATGCGGGAAAACATCATTTTCAAAAGAGATGGACATATTGGATGTATGGTTTGATTCAGGCGTAAGCCATGCTGCTGTAGTAGAGAATGACAAAAGACTCACATGGCCTGCTGATATGTATCTTGAGGGCAGCGATCAGCACAGAGGATGGTTCCAAAGTTCTCTGCTTGCATCCACAGGCACAAGAGGGAAAGCTCCATATAAAACAGTGCTTACGCACGGCTTTGTTGTGGACGGATCAGGAAAGAAGATGTCCAAATCACTCGGAAATGTAGTAGCGCCTCAGGAAATAATAAAGGCAAACGGAGCTGAGATACTAAGACTATGGGTGTCAGCAGAAGATTACAGTGATGATATAAGAATATCAAAAGAGATAATAGACAGGCTTACAGAGGCTTATAGAAAGATAAGAAACACTGCGAGATTCCTTCTTGGCAATATAAATGATTTTGACGGCAGGAATTACAGCAGTGATCTTCTTGAGTTGGACAGATGGGCGATGTCAAGACTTCAGAATCTCATAGAAAAAATTACTCGAGCTTATGAGAAATTTGATTTTCATGAAGTCTATCAGCTGCTTCACAATTTCTGTATTGTGGATATGAGTAATTTTTATCTGGATATACTCAAGGACAGGCTTTATACATTCAAGACAGATTCAAAGGAAAGAAGGGCTGCCCAATGGGTGCTCCATAAAATTCTTGTAGCAATGACCGGGCTTATGGCTCCGACAGTCTCATTTACCGCTGAAGAGATATGGTCGACTATAAGAAAAGAGCTGAAGACAGGCGAAAAAGAGGAAAGTATTTTCCTTGCGCCTTTCCCTATTGTTGATAAAAAATTCATCAATCCTTCCCTTGAAGAAAAATGGGAGAGAATGATAAAGATAAGAAATGATGTAAATAAAGCGCTCGAGATAAAGAGACAGGGAAAGTTCATAGGTAATTCTCTTGAGGCAAAGGTAATTCTTTATCTCTCAGATAAAGATTATGAATTGCTCGGAGATTATAAGGATTTTTTATCCGCATTGTTTATAGTATCAGCTGCCGAGATAAGAAAAGAGGATGAGTTAGTAAAGACAGAATGTTTATTAGAAGCGCAAGAATCTTCTGAAATCTCAATTATTGTAGAAAAGGCAGAAGGCATGAAATGTGAGAGATGCTGGAGTCGTAGCATTTCTGTAGGCACATTTAAAGATGCGCCTGAGGTATGCAGCAGGTGTTATGGTGTAATAAAATGA
- a CDS encoding SoxR reducing system RseC family protein, giving the protein MEEIGIVKSIDGVLAKVSVPKKSICEGCTAGTCKPDAQTMEIDAVNKVNASIGQKVRVVINSYTYLGGSIIVYGLPAIALIAGAIIGKDVVSPKMSDMNSDLVSAIFGFGAFLLSFIVIKLWSMKAEKKTESRPVIEEILND; this is encoded by the coding sequence ATGGAAGAGATTGGCATAGTAAAAAGCATAGATGGTGTTTTAGCCAAGGTCTCGGTTCCAAAAAAAAGCATCTGCGAGGGCTGTACTGCAGGCACATGCAAACCTGATGCACAGACTATGGAGATAGATGCAGTAAACAAAGTGAATGCATCTATAGGGCAGAAGGTCAGGGTTGTCATAAACAGCTATACGTATCTTGGCGGCTCTATTATTGTTTACGGCCTCCCTGCAATCGCACTCATAGCAGGCGCAATAATAGGCAAGGATGTTGTCAGCCCAAAAATGAGCGATATGAATTCTGATCTGGTTTCAGCTATATTCGGATTCGGGGCTTTTCTGCTTTCTTTCATTGTAATAAAACTCTGGAGTATGAAGGCAGAAAAAAAGACTGAATCAAGACCTGTAATAGAAGAAATACTTAATGATTGA
- the prmC gene encoding peptide chain release factor N(5)-glutamine methyltransferase: MNVIEKIKEVSTLLESKGIEDSAKEAVLLITETLQIDKHTLYAKDIEITYETSGFIDSLVQRRIRREPIQYILGHVDFFGLKIKVGKGVLIPRPETEIIAEEVIKILPSEAEVKILDLCTGSGCLAFAIAKNFPYSKVFGTDISDRALEYAVENAKINNIKNISFFSGSLYEPARQFTPFDLIVSNPPYIKKNDIDSLQQEIKDWEPHTALDGGEDGMEFYRKIISDAGKYLSDNGCVFLEIGMGQADDIAKIAKQAGFSDINIIKDFAGIERVFRIKIR; encoded by the coding sequence ATGAATGTGATCGAAAAAATAAAAGAGGTTTCTACTCTCCTTGAATCTAAAGGCATCGAGGATTCTGCAAAAGAGGCTGTGCTGTTAATAACAGAGACGCTTCAGATAGACAAACATACGCTTTATGCGAAAGATATAGAGATTACATATGAGACATCTGGATTTATAGATTCACTTGTTCAAAGACGTATAAGAAGAGAGCCAATACAATACATACTGGGCCATGTTGATTTTTTCGGACTTAAAATAAAAGTAGGTAAAGGTGTTCTTATTCCAAGGCCCGAGACAGAGATTATAGCAGAAGAAGTTATTAAAATTTTACCTTCTGAGGCTGAAGTGAAAATCCTTGACCTTTGCACAGGCTCAGGGTGCCTTGCTTTTGCAATAGCAAAAAATTTTCCTTATTCAAAGGTATTTGGCACAGACATATCAGACAGGGCTCTTGAATATGCAGTAGAAAATGCAAAGATTAATAACATTAAAAATATATCTTTTTTTTCAGGCTCATTGTATGAACCAGCCAGACAATTTACGCCTTTTGATCTGATAGTCTCTAATCCACCTTATATTAAAAAAAATGATATTGATTCTCTCCAGCAGGAAATCAAAGATTGGGAACCTCATACAGCGCTTGATGGTGGAGAAGACGGTATGGAATTCTACAGAAAAATAATTTCAGATGCAGGGAAATATCTTTCGGATAATGGCTGTGTTTTTCTTGAGATCGGCATGGGACAGGCTGACGATATTGCAAAGATTGCAAAGCAGGCAGGTTTCAGCGATATTAATATTATTAAGGATTTTGCCGGAATAGAGCGTGTTTTTCGTATAAAAATAAGGTAG
- the fusA gene encoding elongation factor G, translated as MANFEVDKIRNVAVIAHGGAGKTSLVEAMLFDSGSVDRLGTIEEGNTTTDCEPEEIARKITIISALGFCNWNGYRVNVIDTPGFINFIEDVRGCLKAVDGAVVIVSAISGVKGETEKIWRYACEYEIPRIVFISKMDKEAANFHVALDELSQSFATEGLALQIPIGAGDNFTGIIDLVNMKAYKFNNGKAVESEMPADMASLLQEYRKKLIEKIAESDDALLEKYLEGNELTHEEILKGIKEGALSKKFIPVVCGSATKNIGIPQLLDTIILCLPSPDDLVKVFPIKGKNPKTGEQVQRKPDPKEPFSAYVFKTIADPYAGKLSLFRIYSGILRADSTVHNANSDTEERIGHVSYLLGKKQIPAAQLGPGELGVLTKLKETNTGDTLCEKAHPIVFDKVKFAEPIISYAIATKVKGDEEKVSVGLHRILEEDPTIKFHRDEETKEMILSGMGQVHLEVALERLKRKFGAEVMMKTPKIPYRETIKAAAKAQGRYKKQSGGRGQYGDCHIMIEPLARSKGFEFVDKVVGGSIPRQYIPAVEKGIVDAMHEGIIAGYPMVDIRVTLYDGSYHTVDSSEMAFKIAGSMAIKKAVEDAKPILLEPIMKVEVTTPDEALGAVIGDLNSKRGKVQGVEPQSKNQKISALVPMSEMLTYANQLHSFTSGRGMYSMEFSHYEEVPSHMAQKIITEREAHKKEKTEDK; from the coding sequence ATGGCTAATTTTGAAGTCGACAAGATTCGCAATGTTGCTGTAATTGCACATGGAGGCGCGGGTAAAACTTCGCTTGTCGAGGCAATGCTTTTTGATTCAGGATCAGTAGATAGACTTGGCACTATCGAGGAAGGCAATACTACAACAGATTGTGAGCCGGAAGAAATTGCGAGAAAGATAACTATCATTTCTGCTCTTGGGTTTTGTAACTGGAATGGTTACAGGGTGAATGTTATTGACACTCCAGGATTCATAAATTTTATTGAAGATGTTAGAGGCTGCCTCAAGGCTGTTGACGGTGCGGTTGTAATAGTCAGCGCTATCTCAGGTGTAAAAGGCGAGACAGAGAAAATCTGGAGATATGCATGTGAATATGAAATACCGAGAATTGTTTTTATAAGCAAGATGGACAAGGAAGCAGCCAATTTTCATGTGGCGCTTGATGAACTCAGCCAGTCATTTGCAACAGAAGGATTAGCCCTCCAGATACCAATAGGAGCAGGTGACAATTTCACAGGAATAATAGACCTCGTTAATATGAAGGCATATAAATTCAATAATGGCAAGGCAGTTGAATCTGAGATGCCTGCTGACATGGCTTCACTGTTACAGGAATACAGAAAAAAGCTAATAGAGAAAATTGCAGAGTCAGATGATGCGCTTTTGGAGAAATATCTTGAAGGCAATGAATTGACACACGAAGAAATCTTGAAGGGAATAAAGGAAGGCGCGTTATCAAAGAAATTTATACCTGTGGTCTGCGGGTCAGCTACAAAAAATATCGGCATTCCTCAGCTGCTTGATACAATAATACTCTGTCTTCCATCACCTGATGACCTTGTGAAGGTTTTTCCAATAAAGGGAAAGAATCCTAAAACCGGCGAGCAAGTTCAGAGAAAGCCTGATCCAAAAGAACCCTTCTCAGCATATGTGTTCAAGACAATAGCAGACCCTTATGCAGGCAAGCTCTCGCTGTTCAGGATTTATTCAGGTATATTAAGAGCTGACTCAACTGTGCATAATGCAAATTCAGATACTGAAGAAAGAATAGGACATGTTTCCTACCTTCTCGGCAAAAAACAGATACCGGCAGCACAGCTTGGTCCCGGAGAGTTAGGCGTTCTCACAAAATTAAAAGAGACAAATACTGGCGATACGCTCTGCGAGAAAGCGCATCCAATAGTATTCGATAAAGTTAAATTTGCCGAACCGATAATCTCATATGCAATAGCTACAAAGGTAAAGGGGGATGAGGAAAAGGTGAGCGTTGGTCTTCACAGGATTCTTGAAGAAGACCCGACAATAAAGTTTCACAGGGACGAAGAGACAAAAGAAATGATACTCTCTGGAATGGGGCAGGTTCATCTTGAAGTTGCCTTAGAGAGATTAAAGAGAAAATTCGGTGCAGAAGTTATGATGAAGACGCCTAAGATCCCTTACAGAGAAACAATAAAGGCTGCAGCAAAGGCTCAGGGAAGATACAAAAAGCAGTCAGGAGGGAGAGGTCAGTATGGAGACTGCCATATAATGATCGAGCCTCTTGCAAGAAGCAAAGGTTTTGAATTTGTTGATAAGGTTGTCGGCGGATCTATCCCGAGGCAATATATCCCTGCTGTTGAGAAAGGCATTGTTGATGCAATGCATGAGGGAATAATTGCAGGTTATCCGATGGTTGATATCAGGGTAACACTTTATGACGGCTCATATCATACAGTTGACTCTTCAGAAATGGCATTCAAGATCGCGGGCTCGATGGCTATTAAAAAAGCTGTTGAGGATGCAAAACCGATTCTGCTTGAGCCGATAATGAAAGTAGAGGTTACAACTCCTGATGAGGCGCTTGGCGCAGTAATAGGAGACCTTAACTCAAAGAGAGGAAAGGTTCAGGGTGTAGAGCCTCAGAGCAAGAACCAGAAGATAAGCGCACTTGTTCCAATGTCAGAGATGCTGACTTATGCTAACCAGCTTCACAGTTTCACATCAGGAAGAGGAATGTATTCGATGGAGTTTTCACATTATGAAGAAGTTCCTTCACATATGGCGCAAAAGATAATAACTGAGAGAGAAGCTCACAAGAAGGAGAAGACAGAAGATAAATGA